A genome region from Naumovozyma castellii chromosome 5, complete genome includes the following:
- the COG1 gene encoding Golgi transport complex subunit COG1 (ancestral locus Anc_3.535) codes for MNEIEPIPSQLKLTSEADVLKLFQNYNIQQIKSYDRDLEKQMAQLTSQFTGRLKAKYKDILQVTDNVDSLLQELETIDSNFRELCFNDDLYQLHKLPELVIHQISAEQGEKDILKKDSLINEDSSLILKLSNWSLSISDFITRFTVSTVSSKLFDNLITQFKELEIIPEDSLKSDYRTLVLNKCHELQSYLINSIKSSQLDFGLIQWMNLYYLFVPTESHTQYYWDKKMLEQVETLIFNAIFQYDIDTLLNNNTTNEPMTDSDQIIISKFITMEKFQKKLVQEKVHTVESHIKVMENIGSQKDKNEEATSVSSSLYPLELTATIDINDIVEKCKVISLGLNDDERLQLYTNSKPAINILKNLKSYNCNPKVINELKEKLITLLEANIPKKQTTENVNMGNNSMKLTSDVGSERIEEAANKEEEHKEEESSNSEVQKVDDEHENSPTLEKAQNTRLELDKQTKVEGDQLQIDEKEEEEEEEEEEEEGVDIIEDKSNKKQAPVKTEANVGSESANSNTEQKAIIKESNVESVKSTSTFIDQLVSGYSDTNFEKLLQLQIDELNLI; via the coding sequence ATGAATGAAATCGAGCCGATTCCTTCTCAATTAAAGTTGACTTCTGAAGCAGATGTgttgaaattatttcaaaattacaACATTCAACAAATAAAAAGCTATGATAGAGACCTGGAGAAACAAATGGCACAGCTTACCTCTCAATTCACTGGTCGATTGAAGGCTAAATATAAAGACATTCTTCAAGTGACTGATAATGTGGATTCATTGCTTCAAGAGTTGGAGACAATCGATTCCAATTTTAGAGAGCTTTGCTTCAACGATGATCTCTATCAATTACATAAACTTCCTGAATTggtaattcatcaaatatcAGCGGAACAGGGCGAGAAAGATATTCTGAAAAAGGATTCACTGATAAATGAagattcttcattgattttaaaattatcaaattggaGCTTATCAATATCAGATTTCATTACAAGGTTCACAGTTTCCACTGTTTCATcgaaattatttgataatttgatCACTCAATTTAAGGAGCTTGAAATCATACCAGAGGATAGTTTAAAAAGTGATTATAGAACCTTAGTACTGAATAAATGTCATGAGCTACAATCATATCTAATAAATTCTATCAAATCCTCTCAATTGGACTTTGGCTTAATACAATGGATGAATCTctattatttgtttgtaCCAACAGAATCTCACACCCAATATTACTGGGATAAGAAAATGTTGGAACAAGTAGAAACTTTGATATTCAATGctattttccaatatgatattgataCTTTactaaataataatacaacaaaTGAGCCCATGACAGATTCAgatcaaatcattatatccaaatttattacaatggagaaatttcaaaagaaattggtACAAGAAAAAGTACATACTGTGGAGTCACATATTAAAGTTATGGAGAATATTGGCAGTCAGAAAGACAAGAATGAGGAAGCAACGTCAgtatcatcttcattgtACCCATTGGAACTAACGGCTACTATTGATATCAATGATATTGTTGAGAAGTGTAAAGTCATTTCATTAGGATTAAACGATGATGAGAGATTACAGTTGTACACAAATTCCAAACCCGCgattaatattttaaagaacTTGAAAAGCTATAATTGTAATCCAAAagttattaatgaattgaaagaaaaactGATTACATTATTGGAAGCTAATATACCGAAGAAACAAACGACAGAAAACGTGAACATGGGCaacaattcaatgaaaCTCACATCTGATGTGGGGTCTGAACGAATAGAAGAAGCTGCTAACAAAGAGGAGGAACataaggaagaagaaagtagCAACAGTGAAGTACAGAAGGTAGATGACGAACATGAGAATTCACCAACCTTAGAGAAGGCACAGAACACTAGATTAGAACTTgataaacaaacaaaggTGGAAGGAGATCAATTACAAATTGATGAgaaggaggaggaggaggaggaggaggaggaggaggaagaaggGGTAGATATTATAGAAGATAAATCCAACAAAAAGCAAGCTCCTGTAAAAACTGAAGCAAATGTAGGTAGTGAGAGTGCTAATTCGAATACAGAACAAAAAGCGATTATCAAAGAATCAAACGTTGAATCAGTCAAGAGTACATCTACCTTTATCGATCAACTAGTTTCAGGGTACAGTGATactaattttgaaaagttgCTTCAATTGCAAATCGACGAGCTGAAtttaatataa
- the NCAS0E00450 gene encoding NAD(P)H-dependent oxidoreductase, with translation MKVLIIFAHPDRRSFNGSLLKETVSQFESEGHEVKVSDLYKQHWKSEIDEDDFPVTHKKGTRLLIPDASKEAYYSNNLTSDVVEEQKKLKWADLVIFQFPLWWNGMPAIMRGWVDRVFSFGFGYGIRERYGDGMLVGKKTMLIVTVAARKDNYSARGINGPMDDILFHITHNMLFYVGMSVLPSFVTYRTDNATEEVFEDYAKRLREVLKNIDTIEPIPFRTQNSGDYMLPAGTLKEGLEKPGETGFDMHVIKH, from the coding sequence ATGAAAgttttaattatttttgcACACCCTGATAGACGTTCTTTTAATGGATCCCTTTTGAAGGAGACTGTCTCACAATTTGAATCAGAAGGTCATGAAGTGAAAGTGTCAGATTTATACAAGCAACATTGGAAATCAGAAATTGACGAGGATGATTTCCCCGTGACTCACAAGAAGGGTACAAGACTCTTGATCCCGGACGCTTCCAAAGAGGCATATTACAGTAACAATTTAACTTCTGATGTTGTTGAGGAACAGAAAAAACTAAAATGGGCAGATCTTGtgattttccaatttcctCTATGGTGGAATGGTATGCCTGCTATTATGAGAGGTTGGGTCGATCGAGTGTTCTCGTTTGGTTTTGGTTATGGAATCAGAGAACGATACGGTGATGGTATGCTAGTTGGAAAGAAGACTATGTTAATTGTCACAGTCGCTGCCAGAAAAGACAACTACAGTGCAAGAGGTATCAATGGTCCTATGGATGATATATTGTTCCATATTACTCATAACATGTTGTTTTACGTCGGTATGAGCGTTTTACCATCATTTGTTACTTATAGAACGGACAATGCAACAGAAGAGGTATTTGAAGATTATGCTAAGAGATTAAGGGAAGtactgaaaaatattgacaCCATAGAACCAATTCCCTTTAGAACACAAAATTCGGGTGATTATATGCTTCCTGCTGGAACTTTGAAAGAAGGTTTGGAGAAACCAGGTGAAACTGGGTTTGATATGCATGTAATTAAACACTAG